The following proteins come from a genomic window of Montipora foliosa isolate CH-2021 chromosome 2, ASM3666993v2, whole genome shotgun sequence:
- the LOC137991516 gene encoding uncharacterized protein produces the protein MAEIEGASRDVSNEAGETPTMNALASMVQSVVQEMKAMNRRMDQLGEPANLEDEDLDYEEGELEHGDADRESIVSLDTKVNELTKAREAGNKKSKSTSALHDIAQDLDLSEKTGSAVDEELANIVNSLLKDKIPDEKTQAKVGQYPKPANIEGLRTPRVNPLIWSQLPAQVRTQDSKHQKSQNSLVAAVVAITKATDIVLNQNQSDNKELLTALTDGIALAMNCLHDMNSTRRQSLKKDLHRDYAALCNATTVPSSSEFLFGDLSKLTKDISDANKLTKRVRPASHSSSRGRKSTFTNHYSANRNRRFAPYTYSRARYNDNNNFLSKSHSPPTKGKKESITK, from the coding sequence ATGGCAGAAATTGAAGGAGCATCTCGCGACGTCTCCAACGAGGCCGGTGAGACGCCAACCATGAACGCTTTGGCCAGCATGGTCCAGTCTGTAGTACAAGAAATGAAAGCAATGAACCGACGAATGGATCAGCTGGGCGAGCCCGCTAACCTCGAAGACGAGGACCTTGACTACGAAGAGGGCGAACTGGAGCATGGAGATGCTGACAGAGAATCAATTGTTTCTCTCGATACAAAGGTCAACGAATTGACCAAAGCCCGCGAGGCgggaaacaaaaaatcaaagagCACTAGTGCTCTTCATGACATAGCTCAGGATCTCGATCTGAGTGAGAAAACTGGGAGCGCTGTGGATGAGGAACTGGCTAATATTGTGAATAGTCTCCTCAAAGACAAAATTCCAGACGAAAAGACCCAAGCAAAGGTCGGTCAATATCCTAAGCCTGCGAACATCGAGGGgcttagaacgccacgagtaaACCCACTCATTTGGAGCCAGCTCCCAGCACAAGTCCGCACACAGGATTCGAAACATCAAAAGTCACAAAATTCTCTTGTGGCAGCCGTTGTTGCTATTACCAAAGCGACGGATATTGTTCTGAATCAAAACCAATCAGACAACAAAGAGCTCTTGACCGCCCTCACCGACGGCATTGCTTTGGCAATGAATTGCCTGCATGATATGAATAGCACTAGACGCCAGTCGCTGAAGAAAGACTTGCACAGGGACTACGCCGCTTTATGCAATGCCACAACAGTTCCATCATCGTCTGAATTCTTATTTGGCGATTTGTCTAAGCTGACAAAAGATATCTCGGACGCCAATAAGTTAACGAAGAGAGTAAGACCGGCGTCACACAGTAGCTCACGTGGCCGGAAATCTACATTTACAAACCATTACTCTGCAAACCGAAACCGACGCTTTGCTCCCTACACTTACTCAAGAGCTCGCTacaacgataataataattttttatcgaaAAGCCACTCTCCGCCGACGAAAGGGAAAAAGGAGAGCATAACCAAGTAA
- the LOC137991515 gene encoding uncharacterized protein, with product MDTLESAIRIMKPDCYMASIDLKDAYYTVAIAEEHQKYLKFLFDGKLYQYTCLPNGLSSAPRIFTKLLKPAYAYLHNLGHLSLGYLDDSYLQGDTYGECMQNIKDTVMLFNKLGFHLHPLKSVIIPTKRLTFLGFNLDSGSMTVSPTEQKVLKTLQSCKKLKVKQNPLILEVAEVIGILVSNFPGTQFGQLYYRSLEHDKTNALICSKGNYNAHMKLSSRSMIELDWWISNMPFACKNIQPLRANIQLQTDASNKGWGAVYGDQQIGGRWNTNEAMDHINILELKAAFFALKSFCSLASETHVQIQIDNTTAVSYINNMGGSKSPALNNLAIELWEWCIHRNIWVSAVHIAGKLNVDADFQSRSFSDKHEWMLNRNVFTEILTEFPELNMDLFASRLTTQLTQYCSWQPDPGSAFVDAFSIDWSKVNFYAFPPFSLIPRCLQKIQQDKGKVTLQPTLDLPTIPQTTSAHIPQQTAPITPETPLNGMSAIRNSFRQYNVSKEVIEVLMASWRPGTKKQYSTYLNKWLEFCSQRTIDYSSPKMSEAVEFLMTLHSQGLSYSSINTAPSALSSILKLENCDNFGTHPLVTRFMKGIYELIKPKPKYNQIWDVSQVLDYLKTLYPLEKLSLKDLTQKTVMLLLLVTGQRGHFIHLLSLNGIQLTPQTAYLSLEEHTKTSRPSNTAAAITVTEFTPDSKICPLMTLKAYMKKTETLRNGENKLFISFIKPNKAVSRDTISRWTKQVLTNSGIDTKIFTSHSTRAASATKAHQKEIPLDTILNTIGWESAKTFQKYYHKPVLGPRGATLAEAVLS from the exons atggacacATTAGAATCTGCAATAAGAATTATGAAGCCTGACTGCTACATGGCTTCAATTGACCTTAAAGATGCTTACTATACTGTAGCCATAGCAGAGGAACATCAAAAATACctcaagtttttgtttgacgGTAAACTGTATCAATATACATGCTTGCCTAATGGCCTTTCTAGTGCACCTCGTATATTCACAAAGTTGCTCAAACCAGCTTATGCTTATTTACATAATTTAGGCCATCTGAGTCTAGGATATCTTGATGATTCATACCTCCAAGGAGATACATATGGCGAATGTATGCAAAATATCAAGGATACAGTCATGTTATTTAACAAGTTAGGGTTTCACTTGCACCCCTTAAAGTCTGTTATTATACCAACAAAAAGACTGACCTTCCTAGGATTCAATTTAGACTCGGGCAGCATGACTGTCTCACCAACAGAACAAAAAGTTCTTAAAACATTGCAATCATGCAAAAAGCTAAAAGTGAAGCAAAACCCATTAATTTTAGAGGTAGCGGAAGTAATAGGCATACTGGTGTCTAATTTCCCAGGAACACAGTTTGGACAACTCTATTATCGGTCATTAGAGCATGACAAAACGAATGCCCTTATTTGTAGCAAGGGAAATTATAATGCTCATATGAAACTGTCCTCCCGATCAATGATCGAACTAGACTGGTGGATTTCAAACATGCCATTTGCTTGTAAAAATATTCAACCCCTTAGAGCAAACATTCAGCTACAAACAGATGCTTCAAACAAAGGGTGGGGGGCAGTGTATGGTGACCAACAAATAGGTGGCAGGTGGAATACCAATGAGGCCATGGATCACATAAACATCTTAGAGCTCAAAGCAGCATTTTTTGCCCTAAAATCATTTTGTAGCCTAGCTAGTGAAACTCATGTTCAAATCCAAATAGATAATACAACAGCCGTGTCATATATTAACAACATGGGAGGATCCAAATCCCCTGCCCTAAACAACCTTGCAATTGAGTTGTGGGAGTGGTGTATCCACCGGAATATCTGGGTCTCTGCAGTACACATTGCAGGGAAGTTGAATGTCGATGCAGATTTTCAATCCCGCTCTTTTTCAGACAAGCACGAGTGGATGTTGAACAGGAATGTGTTCACAGAAATTTTAACAGAGTTCCCAGAGCTTAACATGGATTTATTTGCATCTAGACTAACCACACAACTTACACAATACTGCTCCTGGCAACCAGACCCAGGCAGTGCCTTTGTGGATGCGTTCTCCATTGATTGGAGTAAAGTTAATTTCTATGCATTTCCACCTTTCAGTTTAATCCCACGATGCCTACAGAAAATCCAACAGGACAAAGGGAAAG TTACTCTACAGCCAACCCTGGATCTACCAACCATCCCCCAAACTACTTCAGCACACATCCCACAACAGACTGCACCCATTACACCAGAAACTCCACTTAATGGTATGTCCGCTATCCGGAACTCTTTCCGACAATACAACGTTTCTAAAGAAGTCATCGAAGTCCTCATGGCTTCATGGAGGCCGGGCACCAAGAAACAATATTCAACGTACCTCAATAAATGGCTGGAGTTTTGTAGTCAGAGGACAATTGATTACAGTTCCCCAAAGATGAGCGAGGCTGTGGAGTTCTTGATGACATTACATAGTCAGGGATTGAGTTACTCCAGCATTAATACAGCACCATCAGCATTATCATCTATTCTTAAACTTGAGAACTGTGATAACTTTGGAACTCATCCACTGGTCACACGTTTTATGAAAGGTATTTACGAGCTAATCAAACCAAAGCCAAAGTACAATCAAATATGGGATGTCTCACAAGTCCTGGACTACCTTAAAACATTGTATCCGTTAGAGAAGCTATCCCTGAAGGACCTCACACAAAAAACAGTTATGTTACTTCTGTTAGTAACTGGCCAACGAGGGCACTTCATCCACCTACTATCATTAAATGGAATCCAATTGACACCCCAGACTGCCTATCTTTCACTAGAGGAACACACTAAGACAAGCAGACCCAGCAACACAGCAGCTGCCATAACGGTTACTGAATTCACTCCTGACAGTAAAATATGTCCCCTCATGACACTGAAAGCTTATATGAAGAAGACAGAAACACTACGGAATggagaaaacaaactgttcataaGTTTCATAAAACCTAACAAGGCTGTGTCAAGAGACACGATTTCCAGGTGGACAAAGCAGGTTTTAACAAACTCTGGTATAGACACAAAAATTTTTACTTCACACAGTACAAGAGCTGCCTCAGCAACAAAGGCTCATCAAAAAGAAATCCCGCTGGATACCATACTAAACACAATTGGTTGGGAATCCGCAAAAACATTCCAGAAATACTATCATAAACCAGTGCTAGGCCCAAGAGGAGCAACACTAGCAGAAGCAGTCTTGTCCTAG
- the LOC137991514 gene encoding uncharacterized protein has translation MFDSCGNWHYLLKYDGDLFDLRRLKAKTKTFVDFIREAQYADDIAIFSDSALGLQTLLTAYNSMAKRMGLSINIKKTETMCIGPEEQFFIDGMPIKSVNRFKYLGSIVTSDCSVNAELITRIQALRTVQQRHLRKILRIKWSDYVSNEEVLRRADAEDIEITLIKSRLRWLGHVSRMDDDRPAKALMYGELDKGTRPVGRPKLRYKDTCKSVLKSGRILDRWQDLVVDRPLWRRTIGNVCGIVNANRIATYQRQKEHRARKKTISGN, from the exons ATGTTTGATTCATGCGGAAATTGGCATTACCT GCTTAAGTACGATGGTGATCTCTTCGACTTGAGGAGACTGAAGGCCAAAACTAAAACCTTTGTCGACTTCATCAGGGAAGCGCAGTATGCTGATGACATTGCAATCTTCAGTGACTCAGCACTTGGACTACAGACTTTGCTCACAGCCTACAACAGCATGGCAAAACGGATGGGTCTGTCTATAAACATCAAAAAGACCGAAACCATGTGCATTGGTCCTGAAGAACAGTTCTTTATCGATGGCATGCCAATCAAAAGTGTGAACCGTTTTAAGTATCTCGGGAGTATTGTTACCAGCGATTGTTCAGTGAATGCGGAGCTCATCACGCGTATACAAGCT CTCCGTACAGTTCAACAACGGCATTTGAGAAAGATTCTTCGTATCAAGTGGAGCGACTATGTGAGTAATGAAGAGGTGTTACGGCGAGCAGATGCTGAGGATATCGAGATCACGCTTATCAAAAGTCGTTTACGCTGGCTTGGTCATGTCTCAAGGATGGATGACGATCGTCCCGCGAAGGCCCTCATGTACGGCGAGCTCGATAAAGGCACTCGTCCTGTTGGTCGACCGAAATTGCGTTACAAGGACACCTGTAAAAGTGTTCTTAAGTCTGGAAGAATCTTAGATCGATGGCAAGATTTGGTTGTCGACCGACCACTCTGGAGAAGAACCATTGGAAATGTTTGTGGAATTGTGAATGCAAATCGAATTGCAACTTACCAACGACAAAAGGAGCACCGAGCTCGAAAGAAAACTATAAGTGGAAATTGA